The Methanoplanus sp. FWC-SCC4 genome has a window encoding:
- a CDS encoding phosphoribosylaminoimidazolesuccinocarboxamide synthase, producing the protein MSSTESMKLVYTGKTKNVYALDDGNYLLKFKDDCTGADGVFDPGMNTVGLTMEGAGRACIRLTKYFFEILNQKGIPTHYIDADVDNVTMTVRPAKTFGAGLEVICRFRAVGSFYRRYGDYVEEAAPLPAFVETTLKDDDREDPPITKDALGNLGIMTPNEYDKVKALTQQIATIMKDELAKKNTELYDIKFEFGRIGDEIVLIDEISGGNMRAYRDGEYVMPLELEKMILDN; encoded by the coding sequence ATGAGTTCAACAGAGTCCATGAAACTTGTCTATACAGGCAAGACAAAGAACGTCTACGCACTTGATGATGGAAATTATCTGCTTAAATTCAAGGATGACTGTACAGGGGCCGACGGCGTCTTTGACCCCGGCATGAATACTGTCGGGCTTACTATGGAAGGTGCAGGTCGTGCCTGTATCAGGCTGACAAAATATTTCTTTGAAATATTAAACCAAAAGGGAATCCCCACTCATTATATCGATGCTGATGTCGACAACGTCACTATGACTGTCAGGCCTGCAAAGACTTTCGGAGCCGGCCTGGAAGTAATCTGCCGTTTCCGTGCAGTCGGGAGTTTTTACAGACGTTACGGCGATTATGTGGAAGAAGCCGCACCACTGCCCGCTTTTGTCGAGACGACATTAAAGGACGATGACCGTGAGGACCCTCCGATTACAAAGGATGCACTCGGGAATCTCGGCATTATGACCCCTAATGAATACGATAAGGTCAAAGCATTAACCCAGCAGATTGCAACCATCATGAAGGACGAACTTGCGAAGAAGAATACCGAACTCTATGACATCAAGTTTGAATTTGGCAGGATCGGAGACGAGATCGTTTTAATCGACGAGATTTCAGGAGGAAACATGCGTGCTTACCGTGACGGAGAGTATGTCATGCCGCTTGAACTCGAAAAGATGATTCTTGATAATTAA
- a CDS encoding 3'-5' exonuclease translates to MYLFFDVETNGFPRRSRDPLNNEVIQPRVVQIAFSRYSKHGEEMSSYNEIVYPEDFDIPWQTVRVHGITKERALREGLPGSEVFSAFNAEAKKSECLVAHNFAFDYPVVTAELNRYGLKNEIRDKEPICTMKPKSVKDFCALPKSNGGYKQPKLIELHQKLFGESFAGAHDANADVKACARCFFELKERGIL, encoded by the coding sequence ATGTATCTCTTCTTCGATGTCGAAACAAACGGGTTCCCAAGACGCAGCCGTGATCCGTTAAACAATGAGGTGATCCAGCCAAGAGTTGTTCAGATTGCCTTCTCACGATATTCAAAGCACGGGGAGGAGATGAGCTCTTATAATGAAATCGTGTATCCAGAGGATTTTGATATTCCCTGGCAGACTGTGAGAGTTCACGGAATCACAAAAGAAAGAGCACTCCGGGAAGGACTGCCCGGCAGCGAAGTGTTTAGTGCGTTTAATGCCGAAGCCAAAAAATCAGAATGTCTGGTTGCCCATAACTTTGCATTTGATTATCCGGTTGTAACAGCCGAGTTAAACCGTTATGGCCTGAAAAATGAAATCCGGGATAAAGAGCCAATATGCACAATGAAACCAAAATCTGTCAAGGATTTTTGTGCACTCCCGAAAAGCAACGGCGGGTATAAACAGCCGAAACTTATTGAACTGCATCAAAAGTTATTCGGCGAATCATTTGCCGGTGCCCATGATGCAAATGCCGACGTCAAAGCATGTGCACGCTGCTTTTTTGAACTAAAAGAGAGAGGAATTCTATAA
- a CDS encoding type 1 glutamine amidotransferase family protein, whose product MDKNVYLYVCPNLADWEPSLAIAMISNLNTDIPKKRGYNIITFGLTKEPVTTSGGITILPDKDVDSVDLSEAAMVILPGSSQYEHDDPARLVPLIQDCILNNIPVAAICGATLFLANHGFLDTVRHTSCGPEWLKQHAPGYQGRHLYLQAPSVSDGGIITANPLGFVDFAYNIMQTLDAFPPEFLELWYASVKNGYLDVDQF is encoded by the coding sequence ATGGACAAAAATGTATACCTGTATGTATGCCCGAATCTTGCTGACTGGGAACCGTCACTTGCTATAGCGATGATATCAAATCTCAATACCGATATACCGAAAAAAAGAGGCTACAATATCATCACATTCGGGCTTACCAAAGAGCCGGTTACTACTTCCGGAGGAATAACTATCCTTCCCGATAAAGATGTTGATAGCGTCGATCTCAGCGAAGCGGCGATGGTCATTCTTCCCGGGTCATCGCAATACGAACACGATGATCCTGCCCGGCTGGTTCCGCTCATCCAAGACTGCATCCTGAATAATATCCCAGTGGCAGCAATATGCGGGGCTACATTATTTCTTGCAAACCATGGATTTCTCGATACTGTCCGGCACACCAGCTGCGGCCCTGAGTGGCTCAAACAGCATGCCCCTGGTTATCAGGGCAGACACCTGTATTTGCAGGCGCCAAGTGTAAGCGATGGTGGAATCATCACGGCAAACCCGCTGGGTTTTGTCGATTTTGCCTATAATATAATGCAAACGCTGGATGCGTTCCCGCCGGAGTTTCTGGAGTTGTGGTACGCTTCTGTTAAAAACGGCTATCTGGATGTTGATCAGTTTTAG
- a CDS encoding flavodoxin family protein: protein MKPSIIFYSYTGITCGIAEKIQDETGGELVEVKTKEPYSKITAYTLGCFRARRGECDKIEQESIDVSDSDILVIGTPVWAFRATPAINAAVEALKGCDGKTAVLFATCGGQAGDTLPELTKALTAKGVRVKGEFLFDRNDVRDQGRINALIAAVKTAGDSK from the coding sequence ATGAAACCCTCAATCATTTTTTATTCATACACCGGGATCACCTGTGGTATAGCAGAGAAGATACAGGACGAAACAGGGGGCGAACTTGTCGAAGTTAAAACCAAAGAGCCCTATTCAAAGATAACAGCATACACACTCGGATGCTTCCGGGCAAGAAGAGGAGAGTGCGACAAAATTGAACAGGAATCAATTGATGTATCCGACTCGGACATTCTCGTTATCGGCACTCCGGTCTGGGCGTTTCGGGCAACGCCTGCGATAAATGCGGCTGTTGAAGCACTAAAGGGATGTGATGGAAAAACCGCCGTTTTGTTCGCCACCTGCGGAGGACAGGCAGGAGATACCCTGCCGGAACTCACAAAAGCTCTTACTGCAAAAGGGGTCAGGGTCAAAGGGGAGTTTCTCTTCGACAGAAATGACGTCAGGGACCAGGGCAGGATCAACGCCCTGATTGCCGCAGTCAAAACTGCCGGTGATTCAAAATGA
- a CDS encoding carbonic anhydrase: MRTNVTEDTKTGSATGKGTDRPLVDQLLEGNVAFRENEFKENPVRYRELALAQSPGVLWIGCSDSRAAPERITSAPPGELFVTRNVGNIVPAHDWSLSAVLEYSINHLEVKEIIVAGHSNCGAVKALDKDLQDPYITLWLNDAREAKARVDARMPKAVTPEDQKERTREIELENVRLQVEHLMSYPSVRQAVDEGRIEVHGLYYNLETGTLSRVV, encoded by the coding sequence ATGCGAACGAATGTAACTGAAGATACCAAAACCGGTTCTGCCACCGGCAAAGGAACAGACAGGCCGCTCGTGGACCAGCTACTCGAGGGAAACGTGGCTTTCAGGGAGAATGAGTTCAAAGAAAATCCGGTGCGATACCGGGAACTCGCCCTGGCACAGAGTCCGGGTGTCCTCTGGATAGGGTGTTCCGATTCGCGGGCCGCTCCGGAACGGATTACCAGTGCACCGCCGGGTGAACTGTTTGTAACAAGGAATGTCGGGAATATTGTGCCTGCCCATGACTGGAGTCTTTCCGCTGTTCTTGAATACTCGATAAATCACCTTGAAGTGAAAGAGATAATTGTCGCAGGCCATTCCAACTGCGGTGCTGTAAAGGCGCTGGATAAGGATCTTCAGGACCCTTACATCACGCTCTGGCTCAATGATGCCCGTGAGGCAAAGGCCCGGGTCGATGCCAGGATGCCAAAGGCGGTTACTCCCGAGGATCAAAAGGAGCGTACCCGCGAGATAGAGCTTGAAAATGTCAGGCTCCAGGTTGAGCACCTGATGAGTTACCCTTCAGTCCGGCAGGCTGTTGACGAGGGGAGAATAGAGGTGCATGGTCTGTACTATAATCTGGAAACAGGCACACTGTCAAGGGTGGTGTGA
- a CDS encoding tetratricopeptide repeat protein, translating to MKTPLEQAEEWVKKGNAHDLLSQLKEALAAYKRAIEIDPGDTDAEERMKTMLFIVCQKKRKT from the coding sequence ATGAAAACACCATTGGAACAGGCAGAAGAATGGGTTAAAAAAGGGAATGCCCATGACCTCCTCTCACAATTAAAAGAGGCTCTTGCGGCATACAAAAGGGCTATTGAGATTGATCCGGGTGACACCGATGCAGAGGAAAGAATGAAAACAATGCTTTTTATTGTTTGCCAGAAGAAGAGAAAAACATGA
- a CDS encoding PFL family protein — translation MINTFEVNETNKMIEQEKLDVRTITLGISLLDCCDSDLDTLNQNIYDKITRVAKDLVSTGREIEIEYGIPIVNKRISVTPIALVGGRACRSPEDFVTIAKTLDKAAKDTGVNFLGGYSALVSKGMTPTDENLIRSIPMALSSTERVCSSVNIGSTKTGINMDAVKLMGEIVKETAEATKEDSSLGCAKLVVFCNAPDDNPFMAGAFHGVTEGDAVINVGVSGPGVVKHALEGVRGENFEVLCETVKKTAFKVTRVGQLVAQEASERLGVPFGIVDLSLAPTPSVGDSVAEILEEMGLESVGAPGTTAALALLNDQVKKGGVMASSFVGGLSGAFIPVSEDQGMIDAVNRGALTIEKLEAMTCVCSVGLDMIAIPGNTPATTISGIIADEAAIGMINQKTTAVRLIPVIGKDVGDTVEFGGLLGYAPVQQVNKFSCEDFVNRGGRIPAPIHSFKN, via the coding sequence ATGATTAATACATTTGAGGTAAATGAGACAAACAAGATGATCGAGCAGGAAAAACTGGATGTCAGGACTATTACTCTTGGCATCAGCCTTCTTGACTGCTGTGATTCCGACCTTGATACCTTAAACCAAAACATATACGATAAAATCACCCGTGTAGCAAAGGATCTCGTTTCCACCGGCAGGGAAATTGAGATTGAATATGGTATTCCAATTGTAAACAAACGCATCTCGGTAACCCCGATTGCACTTGTCGGAGGGCGTGCATGCAGGTCTCCGGAGGATTTTGTAACGATTGCAAAAACCCTCGATAAGGCCGCCAAAGATACGGGGGTTAATTTCCTCGGGGGCTACTCAGCACTCGTTTCAAAAGGGATGACGCCGACTGATGAAAACCTCATCCGTTCAATCCCGATGGCTCTCTCCTCTACGGAGAGGGTTTGCAGCTCTGTAAATATCGGCTCAACAAAAACCGGAATCAACATGGATGCTGTAAAACTGATGGGCGAGATTGTTAAGGAAACTGCAGAGGCAACAAAGGAAGACAGCTCTTTGGGATGTGCAAAACTGGTTGTCTTTTGCAATGCCCCTGATGACAATCCGTTCATGGCCGGAGCCTTTCATGGCGTGACTGAAGGAGATGCTGTAATAAATGTGGGTGTCAGCGGTCCGGGTGTTGTAAAGCATGCACTTGAGGGAGTACGTGGTGAGAACTTTGAGGTTCTCTGCGAGACAGTCAAAAAAACGGCTTTCAAGGTAACCCGTGTGGGGCAGCTTGTGGCCCAGGAGGCTTCGGAGAGGCTGGGTGTGCCTTTTGGCATTGTTGATCTCTCTTTGGCACCTACACCTTCGGTCGGTGACAGTGTTGCGGAAATTTTAGAGGAGATGGGTCTTGAGTCAGTGGGTGCTCCCGGAACAACCGCTGCCCTTGCACTTTTAAATGATCAGGTGAAAAAGGGCGGAGTTATGGCAAGTTCTTTTGTTGGCGGACTCAGTGGTGCCTTTATCCCGGTCAGTGAAGATCAGGGCATGATCGATGCCGTAAACCGCGGGGCACTTACAATTGAAAAACTTGAGGCAATGACCTGCGTATGTTCTGTCGGTCTTGATATGATAGCAATCCCCGGAAACACCCCTGCCACGACAATCTCAGGCATCATCGCTGATGAGGCCGCAATCGGAATGATAAACCAGAAGACTACCGCAGTCCGTCTGATTCCGGTGATCGGGAAGGATGTCGGCGATACTGTGGAGTTCGGGGGCCTTTTGGGCTATGCACCCGTTCAGCAGGTAAACAAATTTTCCTGTGAGGATTTCGTAAACCGTGGCGGCAGAATCCCTGCACCGATTCACAGTTTTAAGAACTGA
- a CDS encoding M3 family metallopeptidase: MQSSDYKICHYSFSCIIVLTVIFLMTAGCLQNTRQDESTDVFVPGPDSPIQTHYSYGEITQLRESAEQTANASLNAITDIAPEKRNFENTVIAFDSIMNDYSDSVIPLIAMGNVYPDAKIAEEGMKSAESYYTFDADVYTRRDLYNALKSVNPRNPQESRLYDVIIREFEHNGLNLPDERLLKVREMKQELSALESQFSANLNNDNTTIQFSPDDLRGVPESSLNSFSKTPKSDYIVTMKSPDYNAIMKYAENSETRRRMYEAKFNIQGEANTALLEEAIVLREKIAKELGYPTWADYKIDKRMAVNSSNVMEFLTSLKEPLKEKTKDETDALLLIKQRTDASATEVRPWDISYLEMINKKELYGYDEEELKEYLPLDSVLNGIFNICGSLFGVDFTEVEDAQVWHPDVRLYKVEDQTDGATIGYLYLDLYPREGKYGHFCASRLITGRMVNGTYNTPVCAIIGNFDKPEGDRPSLLTIPQMYNLFHETGHAMHFLLTKAPYGTMSGFNVEMDFVETPSQALEEWAWDPEILKSVSAHYKNPSEKMPDEIIEKAISSRNAGNGYYYSRLLARSLEDMYFSSLDSPVNTTAVWYETYEDTTGLKLPDGIHDQASFGHLMGGYDAGYYGYLWSKVYALNIVDEFKENGMTNRTLGMKFRNEILEKGNMEDGNVLLKNFLGREPGPKALYEYIGIETSS, from the coding sequence ATGCAGAGCAGTGATTACAAAATTTGTCATTACAGTTTTTCGTGTATAATTGTCCTGACCGTCATCTTTCTCATGACAGCCGGATGCCTTCAGAACACAAGGCAGGATGAATCCACAGATGTTTTCGTTCCCGGCCCGGACAGTCCCATACAGACACATTACTCATATGGTGAAATAACACAACTGAGGGAAAGTGCAGAACAGACTGCCAATGCCTCTTTAAATGCGATTACAGACATTGCTCCTGAAAAACGGAACTTTGAAAATACTGTCATTGCATTTGACAGTATAATGAATGACTATTCCGATTCAGTCATACCGCTTATCGCGATGGGAAATGTCTACCCTGATGCAAAGATAGCAGAAGAAGGTATGAAATCCGCGGAATCATATTATACATTCGATGCTGACGTTTACACCCGCCGCGACCTGTACAATGCACTTAAGAGTGTTAATCCCAGGAATCCTCAGGAATCACGCCTTTATGATGTGATTATAAGAGAATTTGAGCATAACGGGTTAAACCTTCCTGATGAGCGTCTCTTAAAGGTTCGTGAGATGAAACAGGAGCTGAGTGCTCTTGAATCACAGTTTTCAGCCAATCTGAACAACGATAACACAACAATTCAATTCTCACCTGATGATTTGAGGGGTGTGCCTGAGTCCTCCCTTAATTCCTTCTCAAAGACTCCAAAAAGTGATTACATTGTTACAATGAAATCCCCCGATTATAATGCCATAATGAAGTATGCCGAAAACAGCGAAACAAGGAGGAGGATGTATGAGGCAAAATTCAACATACAGGGTGAGGCAAACACGGCTCTTCTTGAGGAAGCAATTGTCCTGAGGGAAAAAATTGCAAAGGAGCTTGGATATCCGACATGGGCTGACTATAAGATTGACAAAAGGATGGCAGTAAACTCCTCAAATGTCATGGAATTTTTAACATCCTTAAAAGAGCCTTTAAAGGAGAAGACCAAAGATGAGACAGACGCTCTTTTGTTGATTAAACAAAGAACTGATGCGTCTGCAACAGAAGTCCGCCCCTGGGATATTTCCTATCTTGAGATGATAAACAAAAAAGAGCTCTACGGCTATGATGAAGAAGAGCTAAAGGAATACCTCCCCCTTGACAGTGTTCTTAACGGAATCTTCAATATCTGCGGCAGCCTGTTTGGAGTAGATTTTACTGAAGTTGAGGATGCACAGGTATGGCATCCCGATGTAAGACTGTATAAAGTTGAAGATCAGACAGACGGTGCAACAATCGGATACCTTTATCTTGATCTGTATCCGCGTGAAGGAAAATACGGTCATTTCTGTGCATCCCGGCTTATCACCGGAAGAATGGTAAATGGCACATATAATACGCCTGTATGTGCTATTATCGGGAATTTTGACAAACCTGAGGGCGACAGGCCTTCTCTTCTGACAATCCCCCAAATGTATAATCTCTTCCATGAGACCGGCCATGCAATGCACTTTCTCCTGACAAAAGCCCCGTACGGTACAATGTCAGGTTTTAATGTAGAGATGGATTTTGTGGAAACACCTTCACAGGCACTTGAGGAATGGGCATGGGACCCTGAAATTTTAAAATCTGTCTCCGCCCATTACAAAAACCCTTCAGAAAAGATGCCTGACGAAATCATTGAAAAAGCAATATCTTCAAGAAATGCCGGAAACGGATATTACTATAGCCGTCTGCTGGCCCGCTCTCTTGAGGATATGTATTTCAGCAGCCTTGACAGTCCTGTAAACACAACCGCTGTCTGGTACGAAACTTATGAGGATACTACCGGACTTAAACTTCCTGATGGAATTCATGATCAGGCCTCATTTGGTCATCTTATGGGGGGATATGATGCAGGATACTACGGCTATCTCTGGTCAAAGGTCTATGCACTAAACATTGTTGATGAATTCAAAGAGAACGGGATGACAAACCGGACACTCGGGATGAAATTCAGGAATGAGATTCTCGAAAAGGGCAACATGGAGGACGGAAATGTGCTTCTTAAAAACTTCCTCGGAAGAGAGCCCGGACCAAAAGCACTGTATGAATATATCGGGATAGAAACTTCCTCATGA